In one Acidobacteriota bacterium genomic region, the following are encoded:
- a CDS encoding IS1 family transposase, producing the protein MQDVAGRLSNRVQLTTDGHRPYLEAVEDAFGADVDYAMLQKLYGSDPQAEKRYSPAKCKGATVNVVQGDPEPCHVSTSYVERSNLTMRMSMRRFTRLTNAFSKKVENHAAAIELHFMVYNFVRPHGSLKTETDNKVTPAMAAGIARRPWTLEQVVGLLDPKS; encoded by the coding sequence CATGCAGGACGTGGCGGGGCGCCTGTCGAACCGCGTGCAGCTCACCACGGACGGCCACCGGCCCTACCTAGAGGCGGTCGAGGATGCCTTCGGCGCGGATGTGGACTACGCCATGCTCCAGAAGCTCTACGGGAGCGATCCTCAAGCCGAGAAGCGGTACAGCCCGGCGAAGTGCAAGGGCGCTACTGTCAACGTCGTGCAAGGCGATCCAGAACCCTGTCACGTCTCTACGTCCTACGTGGAGCGCTCCAACCTGACGATGCGGATGAGCATGCGGCGCTTCACCAGGTTGACCAACGCATTCTCCAAGAAGGTCGAGAACCACGCCGCAGCGATCGAGCTGCACTTCATGGTCTACAACTTCGTGAGGCCCCACGGCTCGCTCAAGACCGAGACGGACAACAAGGTGACGCCCGCGATGGCCGCAGGAATCGCCCGCCGGCCCTGGACTCTAGAGCAGGTGGTAGGGCTCCTGGATCCAAAAAGTTGA
- the rpsP gene encoding 30S ribosomal protein S16, whose amino-acid sequence MLKIRLRRMGARNAPFYRVVVSDGRSTPTAAAVEEVGFYDPRRRPAEVNIDRERVEYWVSKGARMSDTVKSLMKRSTPEMAEAAPSA is encoded by the coding sequence ATGTTGAAGATTCGACTCCGTCGGATGGGGGCTCGGAATGCGCCCTTTTATCGTGTCGTGGTGTCCGACGGTCGCAGTACTCCTACCGCGGCGGCGGTGGAAGAGGTCGGTTTCTACGATCCCCGGCGGCGGCCGGCCGAGGTGAATATTGACCGTGAGCGGGTCGAGTATTGGGTTTCCAAGGGTGCTCGGATGTCCGACACGGTGAAGTCGCTCATGAAGCGGAGCACCCCGGAGATGGCGGAGGCTGCGCCGAGTGCCTGA
- a CDS encoding KH domain-containing protein, which produces MPELRESLEDLVRLMVDYPEEVAIDEFMDGDENVFELTVAQSDLGKVIGRQGRTARALRTLLDARGALEDKLYDLDIVDD; this is translated from the coding sequence GTGCCTGAGCTACGGGAGAGCCTCGAAGATCTGGTGCGCTTGATGGTCGACTACCCGGAAGAGGTGGCGATCGACGAGTTCATGGACGGTGACGAAAACGTCTTTGAACTGACCGTCGCGCAGAGCGATCTCGGCAAGGTCATCGGCCGCCAGGGGCGCACGGCGCGGGCATTGCGCACATTGCTCGATGCTCGCGGCGCGCTGGAAGACAAGCTGTACGATCTCGACATCGTTGACGACTGA
- the rimM gene encoding ribosome maturation factor RimM (Essential for efficient processing of 16S rRNA) encodes MSDREQADSSDSEMIAVGRIVRPHGVRGEASVEALTENSARWKKGSRLRLHFRDRPPERTLEVASSRVHRERILVRFAGVEDRDAVEKLRGGWLSVARGEVPPAEAGSFYQFELIGCTCRDTEQGHLGEVVEVVEDGGGFLLIVDDGERRVPIPFARDLLAEVNVAGGEIVVNLPEGLLETCASRS; translated from the coding sequence ATGTCAGACCGTGAACAGGCGGACTCTTCGGACTCCGAGATGATCGCCGTCGGCCGAATCGTTCGGCCCCACGGCGTTCGCGGGGAAGCCTCCGTCGAGGCCCTTACGGAGAATTCGGCGCGCTGGAAAAAGGGTTCTCGGTTGCGTTTGCACTTTCGGGATCGGCCGCCGGAACGGACCCTCGAGGTGGCGAGCAGCCGGGTGCACCGAGAGCGCATTCTGGTGCGATTCGCCGGGGTCGAGGATCGCGACGCGGTCGAGAAACTGCGCGGCGGCTGGCTCTCCGTTGCGCGCGGCGAGGTGCCGCCCGCCGAGGCCGGGTCCTTCTACCAGTTCGAGCTGATCGGCTGTACCTGCCGCGATACTGAGCAAGGACACCTCGGAGAAGTGGTCGAGGTGGTCGAGGACGGGGGTGGTTTTCTCCTGATCGTGGACGATGGCGAACGCCGGGTACCGATTCCCTTCGCCCGGGATCTGCTCGCAGAGGTCAACGTCGCCGGTGGCGAGATTGTAGTGAATTTGCCGGAAGGACTGCTCGAAACGTGCGCATCCAGGTCCTGA
- the trmD gene encoding tRNA (guanosine(37)-N1)-methyltransferase TrmD — MRIQVLTIFPQIFRPFLATSLVGRALEEGLMQVTVHDLRDFSEDRHRSVDDEPYGGGGGMVMTARPWLTAVREVGSGAAHRVLLSPQGKRLDEQGVRRFADYPELILLCGRYEAIDERVRRRVVDEEISIGDYVLSGGEVPAMVLIEAVSRQIPGVVGYGPSVENDSFRAGLLDYPHYTRPAEVEGMAVPQVLLSGDHAAIERWRRREALRATRAKRPDLLAEAELSKTDRALLSEALEAEPEMNEISENEAVADPRVAETPPSGK; from the coding sequence GTGCGCATCCAGGTCCTGACCATTTTCCCGCAGATCTTCAGGCCCTTCCTAGCTACCAGCCTGGTCGGGCGGGCACTGGAAGAGGGCTTGATGCAGGTGACCGTTCACGATCTGCGGGACTTTTCCGAGGATCGCCACCGCTCCGTCGATGACGAACCCTACGGCGGCGGCGGCGGCATGGTGATGACCGCTCGGCCTTGGCTGACGGCGGTGCGCGAGGTCGGCAGCGGCGCGGCCCACCGGGTGTTGCTTTCGCCGCAGGGGAAGCGCCTCGACGAACAGGGCGTCCGCCGCTTTGCGGACTATCCGGAACTGATCCTCCTATGCGGTCGCTACGAGGCGATCGACGAGCGGGTTCGCCGACGGGTGGTGGACGAGGAGATTTCGATTGGCGATTACGTGTTGTCCGGCGGCGAAGTGCCGGCGATGGTGTTGATCGAGGCCGTGTCGCGGCAGATCCCTGGCGTGGTGGGCTACGGTCCGTCGGTGGAGAACGACAGTTTCCGGGCAGGATTGCTCGATTACCCCCACTACACCCGCCCGGCGGAAGTGGAGGGGATGGCCGTACCGCAGGTACTGCTCTCCGGCGATCACGCGGCGATCGAGCGCTGGCGTCGCCGCGAGGCCCTGCGGGCGACTCGCGCCAAGCGGCCGGACCTGCTGGCCGAAGCCGAGCTTTCAAAAACCGATCGGGCGCTGCTGTCGGAAGCGTTGGAAGCGGAACCTGAAATGAACGAAATATCAGAGAATGAGGCGGTTGCGGACCCGAGAGTTGCGGAGACGCCCCCGTCTGGGAAATAA
- the rplS gene encoding 50S ribosomal protein L19 gives MNDLQSVEAAYQRDDIPEFRAGDMVRVHVRVVEGDKQRIQIFQGVVIARRGSGTRETFMVRKMSGAYGVERIFPIHSPIIDKLEVVRHGKVRRAKLYYLRNLRGKAARIEERRID, from the coding sequence ATGAACGACCTTCAAAGCGTCGAAGCCGCCTACCAGCGGGACGACATTCCCGAGTTTCGTGCCGGCGACATGGTGCGCGTGCACGTGCGCGTTGTCGAAGGCGACAAGCAGCGTATCCAGATTTTCCAGGGCGTGGTGATCGCCCGTCGCGGTAGCGGCACCCGGGAGACCTTTATGGTGCGCAAGATGTCCGGTGCCTACGGCGTCGAGCGGATCTTCCCGATCCACTCGCCGATCATCGACAAACTCGAAGTGGTGCGGCACGGCAAAGTGCGCCGTGCGAAGCTGTACTACCTGCGGAATCTCCGTGGCAAGGCGGCCCGCATCGAAGAACGCCGGATCGATTAG
- a CDS encoding ribonuclease HII, translated as MASKTMVQLFAEAYRLRLLCSLEEHLAQCGYPLVAGVDEAGRGALAGPVMAAAVIPDPACRIPGVDDSKQVGPAEREQLAEAIRSTAIAWSCVAVEAAVIDRINILEATRVAMRRSLEGLSPTPDIALIDAVSLADPPCPCLPVVRGDAMSYAIACASILAKTERDRRMVALGETYPHYGFPGHKGYGAQRHRDALQAYGPSPVHRLTFRSVLPQRAAAGGVS; from the coding sequence GTGGCGTCGAAGACGATGGTCCAGCTCTTTGCGGAGGCCTACCGTCTACGCCTGCTGTGCTCGCTCGAAGAGCATCTCGCTCAGTGCGGGTATCCGCTGGTCGCCGGCGTCGATGAAGCCGGCCGCGGTGCCCTTGCCGGTCCGGTGATGGCCGCGGCGGTGATCCCCGATCCCGCCTGCCGGATCCCTGGCGTTGATGACAGCAAGCAGGTCGGACCGGCGGAGCGCGAGCAGCTCGCCGAGGCGATTCGGAGTACCGCCATCGCCTGGTCCTGTGTCGCCGTCGAGGCGGCGGTGATCGATCGGATCAATATCCTCGAGGCCACCCGGGTCGCCATGCGGCGCTCCCTGGAAGGTCTTTCCCCGACGCCGGACATCGCCTTGATCGATGCCGTCTCCCTCGCCGATCCGCCGTGCCCTTGCCTGCCGGTTGTCCGCGGCGATGCGATGAGCTACGCCATCGCTTGTGCTTCGATCCTCGCCAAGACCGAGCGTGACCGCCGGATGGTGGCCCTGGGCGAGACCTACCCCCACTATGGATTCCCCGGCCACAAGGGCTATGGTGCCCAGCGACATCGCGACGCCCTGCAGGCCTACGGACCGAGCCCGGTTCACCGTCTGACCTTCCGCTCGGTGCTGCCGCAGCGGGCGGCCGCCGGAGGAGTGAGCTGA
- a CDS encoding tetratricopeptide repeat protein codes for MAARREQVVKTAEKFVARGKIEAAIREYRKVLGENPNDSTTLNRVGDLYARIERIDEAVELFSQIAENYTKDGFFVKAIAIYKKIIKLDPTRLDAIEHLAELYDRQGLVNEARTQYQVLADYYLNHGNRGSALSAYERMAALEPDNPSHHVKLAELYQAQKMTAKAIGEYRIIAELMISHERPEEAAKVYERALDVDASDVGFITDAVLRLREAGQTGAAAHLLAAAVRLNPEAQSVASLVAAEERGKAAQASVPVEEVTLGDGAAAAASSPYSGESSVQEAAPAVVVPVAERDEEIVPVVEDDTLYDLDLTVGEGDVAEPPSAYEEASAAPIAEEVAAEAAEALEGEEIELDLDDVFVLDLDQEEAPASLVQPPADLLPPESPAEAAPTAVEPAAAADVERTLPEIEPLPDLEENFFELDVDEAVGDDVPGVEVAARSDLSPAEDFSLPEEGPAAADDAIDEDFLERTAAELQPVAVRPEEDLFTEAEVLAKYGLEEKAMERLEEVLDLDPHHLGAMALLVRFDLEKGRHHQVLARANELASLAADEADGPWPELRQQLLDAGYKLEGNQVLAPPARTLAEADVGHLLDGLMDEAPPVAEAPAAPPPPRRKVRDASIEEALASLETTFQSGKKALRQGVEPAAGEEAPAADVFEAAPSAEPAVPEAQAPEAQAEEPQPQDVPAPAAEDDPEDSGVRWLDEVGEAPPAEAGETPAVVDDVFEDEDDFFDLAAEIEQELDAEDSLTEAIETPAEPSLEEIVEGFKQGVAENLSPEDFDTHFNLGIAYREMGLLDEAIGEFQLASKDPGRLVECCSMLGLCFLEKGLPDLAVKWYRRGLESPTLAEEDRHGLLYDLGNLYLDAGDFEQAHEVFVDIYGVNSNYRDVVAKLEEIAARAR; via the coding sequence ATGGCCGCGCGTCGGGAACAGGTGGTCAAGACGGCGGAGAAGTTCGTCGCCCGGGGCAAGATCGAAGCGGCCATCCGGGAGTACCGCAAGGTGCTCGGGGAAAATCCCAACGATTCCACCACCCTCAACCGGGTGGGCGATCTCTATGCCCGCATCGAGCGCATCGACGAGGCCGTCGAGCTGTTCTCGCAGATTGCCGAGAATTACACCAAGGACGGCTTCTTCGTCAAAGCGATCGCGATCTACAAGAAGATCATCAAGCTGGACCCCACCCGCCTGGACGCCATCGAGCACCTGGCGGAACTCTACGACCGGCAAGGCTTGGTCAACGAGGCGCGCACCCAGTACCAGGTGCTGGCGGATTACTACCTGAACCACGGCAACCGTGGTTCCGCGCTCTCCGCTTACGAGCGCATGGCGGCGCTGGAGCCGGACAATCCGAGCCACCACGTCAAACTCGCCGAGCTGTACCAGGCGCAGAAGATGACCGCCAAGGCGATCGGTGAGTATCGGATCATCGCCGAGTTGATGATCTCCCACGAGCGGCCGGAGGAAGCGGCCAAGGTCTACGAGCGCGCCCTCGACGTAGACGCCTCGGATGTCGGCTTCATCACCGATGCGGTGCTGCGCCTGCGGGAAGCCGGCCAAACCGGGGCGGCGGCTCACCTGCTGGCCGCCGCCGTGCGGCTCAACCCCGAAGCCCAGAGCGTCGCCAGCCTGGTGGCGGCGGAAGAGCGCGGCAAAGCTGCGCAGGCGTCTGTGCCGGTGGAGGAGGTCACCTTGGGCGACGGTGCGGCGGCCGCGGCGTCGTCGCCGTATTCCGGCGAGAGCTCTGTCCAGGAAGCCGCCCCCGCGGTGGTTGTTCCGGTCGCAGAGCGGGATGAAGAGATCGTGCCGGTGGTTGAGGACGACACCCTGTACGACCTGGATCTGACGGTCGGCGAAGGGGATGTCGCCGAACCGCCCTCAGCCTATGAGGAGGCGAGTGCCGCGCCTATCGCCGAAGAGGTGGCCGCCGAAGCGGCGGAGGCACTGGAAGGCGAGGAGATCGAACTCGATCTCGACGATGTCTTTGTCCTCGACCTCGATCAGGAGGAAGCGCCGGCGAGTCTGGTGCAGCCACCGGCGGATCTTCTGCCGCCGGAGAGTCCTGCGGAGGCCGCTCCAACCGCTGTTGAGCCGGCGGCAGCTGCCGATGTCGAGCGAACGCTGCCGGAGATTGAGCCGCTGCCGGACCTCGAGGAGAATTTCTTCGAGCTGGATGTGGATGAAGCCGTCGGCGACGACGTCCCCGGCGTTGAAGTGGCCGCGCGGTCGGATCTTTCCCCGGCCGAGGACTTCTCGCTGCCGGAGGAAGGGCCAGCGGCCGCCGACGACGCCATCGACGAAGACTTCCTGGAGCGCACCGCGGCGGAACTCCAGCCGGTGGCTGTACGGCCCGAAGAAGATCTCTTCACGGAGGCCGAGGTGCTGGCCAAGTACGGTCTGGAAGAAAAGGCGATGGAGCGCCTGGAAGAGGTGCTCGATCTGGACCCTCATCACCTCGGCGCCATGGCGCTGCTGGTTCGGTTCGACCTGGAGAAGGGGCGGCACCATCAGGTCTTGGCCCGGGCCAACGAGCTGGCTTCTCTGGCGGCGGACGAGGCGGATGGCCCTTGGCCGGAGCTGCGGCAGCAGCTCCTCGACGCTGGCTACAAGCTCGAAGGAAACCAGGTATTGGCCCCGCCGGCACGGACCTTGGCGGAGGCGGATGTCGGCCACCTGCTGGATGGATTGATGGACGAGGCGCCACCGGTCGCCGAGGCGCCGGCGGCTCCACCGCCGCCTCGCCGCAAGGTGCGAGATGCCTCCATCGAGGAAGCCCTGGCGAGCCTTGAAACGACTTTTCAGTCCGGCAAGAAGGCGCTTCGGCAAGGGGTGGAGCCGGCGGCCGGCGAAGAGGCGCCGGCAGCGGATGTGTTCGAAGCGGCGCCCTCCGCGGAGCCGGCAGTTCCGGAAGCGCAGGCACCGGAGGCACAAGCTGAGGAACCACAGCCTCAGGATGTGCCCGCTCCGGCGGCCGAGGACGACCCGGAGGACAGCGGCGTTCGGTGGCTCGACGAGGTGGGCGAGGCGCCTCCGGCAGAAGCCGGCGAAACGCCTGCGGTGGTCGACGATGTGTTCGAGGACGAAGACGACTTTTTCGACCTGGCCGCCGAGATCGAGCAGGAGCTGGATGCAGAAGATTCCCTCACCGAGGCCATCGAAACGCCGGCCGAGCCCTCCCTGGAGGAAATCGTCGAGGGTTTCAAGCAGGGAGTGGCCGAGAATCTCTCGCCGGAGGACTTCGATACCCACTTCAACCTCGGCATCGCCTACCGCGAAATGGGGCTGCTGGACGAGGCGATCGGCGAGTTTCAGCTCGCGTCCAAGGATCCGGGCCGATTGGTCGAGTGCTGCTCGATGCTCGGCCTCTGTTTCCTGGAGAAGGGCCTGCCGGACCTGGCCGTCAAGTGGTATCGGCGCGGCTTGGAGAGCCCAACCCTCGCGGAGGAAGACCGCCACGGCTTGCTCTACGACCTCGGCAACCTCTACCTGGATGCCGGCGACTTTGAGCAGGCCCACGAGGTCTTCGTCGACATCTACGGTGTCAACTCCAACTATCGCGACGTGGTCGCCAAGCTCGAAGAGATCGCCGCGCGAGCAAGATGA